The Streptomyces sp. SS1-1 genome has a segment encoding these proteins:
- the nagB gene encoding glucosamine-6-phosphate deaminase yields MEVVIVPDAQAGGELIAEAMAQLLRRKPDALLGVATGSTPLPIYTALAAKVRSGAVDASRARVAQLDEYVGLPAEHPESYRSVLRREVLEPLGVGMDAFMGPDGTAEDVQAACEAYDKALAAAGGVDLQLLGIGTDGHIGFNEPCSSLASRTRIKTLTEQTRVDNARFFDGDIEQVPHHVITQGIGTILEARHLVLLATGEGKADAVAATVEGPVAAICPASALQLHPHATVVVDEAAASKLKLADYFRHTYANKPDWQGI; encoded by the coding sequence GTGGAAGTTGTCATCGTTCCGGACGCCCAGGCGGGTGGCGAGCTGATAGCCGAGGCCATGGCCCAGCTGCTCCGACGCAAGCCCGACGCCCTGCTCGGTGTGGCCACCGGGTCGACACCGCTGCCCATCTACACGGCGCTCGCGGCCAAGGTGCGCTCCGGTGCCGTCGACGCCTCACGGGCGCGCGTCGCCCAGCTCGACGAATACGTGGGGCTCCCGGCCGAGCACCCGGAGTCCTACCGCTCGGTGCTGCGCCGCGAGGTGCTGGAGCCGCTGGGCGTCGGCATGGACGCGTTCATGGGCCCGGACGGCACGGCCGAGGACGTGCAGGCCGCGTGCGAGGCGTACGACAAGGCCCTCGCGGCGGCCGGCGGGGTCGACCTCCAGCTGCTCGGGATCGGCACGGACGGGCACATCGGCTTCAACGAGCCGTGTTCCTCGCTGGCCTCGCGGACCCGGATCAAGACGCTCACCGAGCAGACCCGCGTGGACAACGCGCGCTTCTTCGACGGGGACATCGAGCAGGTCCCGCACCACGTGATCACCCAGGGCATCGGGACGATCCTGGAGGCGCGGCACCTGGTGCTGCTGGCCACCGGCGAGGGCAAGGCGGACGCGGTCGCCGCGACCGTCGAGGGACCGGTCGCCGCGATCTGCCCGGCGTCGGCGCTGCAGCTGCACCCGCACGCCACGGTCGTCGTCGACGAGGCCGCCGCCTCGAAGTTGAAGCTGGCGGACTACTTCCGGCACACGTACGCCAACAAGCCCGACTGGCAGGGGATCTGA
- a CDS encoding sensor histidine kinase has product MNELVRQHTALDDTDLEWLHLLVSEWQLLSDLSFADLVLWVPTSDGTRYVSVAQMRPNTGPTSYQDDMVGHLVPRGRRPMLDAALDEGRIVREGDPEWREEVPVRVESIPVRREGRVLGVIARNTNLLTVRTPSRLELTYLQSASDLAQMIAAGSFPFANQQVDMDASPRVGDGLIRVDADGVVQYASPNALSAYHRLGLAADLVGHHLGRTTAELAPTHGPVDEALAKVASGWAPREFEIESEDGVIQFRAIPLKPKGIRIGSLVLLRDVTELRRRERELITKDATIREIHHRVKNNLQTVAALLRLQARRIESDRGREALEEAVRRVGSIAIVHETLSQNLDERVEFDEIADRVLAMVAEISPGKVTGRRTGRFGILDAEVATPLSMVLTEVLQNALEHGFRDGDTGAVEVSAVRGGTTKQARLLVTVQDDGVGLPAGFDPHTAGNLGLQIVRTLVEGELGGTFDMVPAPERGTRVILDIPVRATK; this is encoded by the coding sequence ATGAACGAACTCGTACGCCAGCACACGGCCCTCGACGACACCGACCTCGAGTGGCTCCACCTGCTGGTCTCGGAGTGGCAGCTGCTCTCCGACCTCTCCTTCGCCGACCTCGTGCTGTGGGTGCCCACCAGCGACGGCACCCGGTACGTCTCCGTGGCGCAGATGCGGCCCAACACCGGCCCCACCTCCTACCAGGACGACATGGTCGGCCACCTCGTCCCGCGCGGCCGCCGCCCGATGCTGGACGCCGCGCTCGACGAGGGCCGCATCGTGCGCGAGGGCGACCCGGAGTGGCGCGAGGAGGTCCCGGTCCGCGTCGAGTCGATCCCGGTCCGCCGGGAGGGCCGCGTCCTCGGCGTCATCGCCCGCAACACCAACCTGCTCACCGTCCGCACCCCGAGCCGTCTGGAGCTCACCTATCTGCAGAGCGCCTCGGACCTCGCGCAGATGATCGCGGCCGGCTCGTTCCCGTTCGCCAACCAGCAGGTCGACATGGACGCCTCACCGCGGGTCGGCGACGGCCTGATCCGGGTGGACGCCGACGGCGTCGTCCAGTACGCCTCCCCGAACGCGCTGTCCGCCTACCACCGCCTCGGGCTCGCCGCCGACCTGGTCGGCCACCACCTGGGCCGCACCACCGCCGAACTCGCCCCGACGCACGGCCCGGTGGACGAGGCGCTCGCCAAGGTCGCCAGCGGCTGGGCGCCCCGCGAGTTCGAGATCGAGTCCGAGGACGGCGTCATCCAGTTCCGGGCGATCCCGCTCAAGCCCAAGGGCATCCGCATCGGTTCGCTGGTGCTGCTCCGGGACGTCACCGAACTGCGCCGCCGCGAGCGCGAGTTGATCACCAAGGACGCGACGATCCGGGAGATCCACCACCGGGTCAAGAACAACCTTCAGACGGTGGCCGCCCTGCTGCGCCTGCAGGCCCGGCGCATCGAGTCCGACCGCGGCCGGGAGGCCCTGGAGGAGGCGGTCCGCCGTGTCGGCTCGATCGCCATCGTGCACGAGACGCTCTCCCAGAACCTGGACGAGCGCGTCGAGTTCGACGAGATCGCCGACCGGGTGCTCGCGATGGTCGCCGAGATCTCGCCCGGCAAGGTCACCGGCCGGCGCACGGGCCGCTTCGGCATCCTGGACGCCGAGGTCGCCACCCCGCTGTCGATGGTCCTGACCGAGGTCCTGCAGAACGCGCTGGAGCACGGGTTCCGCGACGGCGACACCGGCGCCGTCGAGGTGTCGGCCGTCCGCGGCGGGACGACCAAGCAGGCGCGCCTCCTGGTCACCGTCCAGGACGACGGTGTCGGCCTGCCCGCGGGCTTCGACCCGCACACCGCGGGCAACCTCGGCCTGCAGATCGTACGGACGCTCGTCGAGGGCGAGTTGGGCGGCACGTTCGACATGGTCCCCGCCCCGGAGCGGGGCACCCGGGTGATCCTCGACATCCCGGTACGGGCGACCAAGTAG
- a CDS encoding WhiB family transcriptional regulator, with translation MDWRHNAVCREEDPELFFPIGNTGPALLQIEEAKAVCRRCPVIEQCLQWALESGQDSGVWGGLSEDERRAMKRRAARNRARQASA, from the coding sequence ATGGACTGGCGTCACAACGCCGTTTGCCGCGAGGAAGACCCCGAGCTCTTCTTCCCCATCGGCAACACCGGTCCTGCGCTGCTGCAGATCGAGGAAGCCAAGGCCGTCTGCCGTCGCTGCCCGGTTATCGAGCAGTGCCTGCAGTGGGCGCTCGAGTCCGGTCAGGACTCCGGCGTCTGGGGTGGTCTCAGCGAGGACGAGCGCCGCGCCATGAAGCGCCGCGCCGCCCGCAACCGGGCTCGTCAGGCCTCCGCCTGA
- a CDS encoding diacylglycerol/lipid kinase family protein — translation MRALLVVNPAATTTSARTRDVLIHALASEMKLEAVTTEYRGHARDLGRQAADSDDIDLVVALGGDGTVNEVVNGLLHKGPDPERLPRLAVVPGGSTNVFARALGLPNDAVEATGALLDALREGSERTVGMGIAAGTPGTADEAVPGRWFTFCAGLGFDAGVVGRVEQQREQGRKSTHALYLRQVARQFLQEPNRRHGTITLERPGEDPVTDLVLSIVCNTAPWTYLLNRPVYAAPKASFDTGLDVLGLSRMSTVAVARYATQLLTSSPERGPHGKHAVSLHDLDRFTLHSKVPLPLQMDGDHLGLRTSVTFTGVRRALRVIV, via the coding sequence ATGCGTGCACTTCTCGTGGTCAATCCGGCGGCAACCACCACAAGCGCACGTACGCGCGATGTCCTGATCCATGCGCTCGCCAGCGAGATGAAGCTGGAGGCGGTCACCACCGAGTACCGCGGACACGCGCGCGACCTGGGGCGGCAGGCGGCGGACAGCGACGACATCGACCTGGTGGTCGCCCTCGGCGGCGACGGCACGGTGAACGAGGTCGTCAACGGTCTGCTGCACAAGGGCCCCGATCCGGAGAGGCTGCCGCGGCTCGCGGTGGTGCCCGGCGGTTCCACGAACGTCTTCGCCCGCGCCCTCGGGCTGCCCAACGACGCCGTCGAGGCGACCGGCGCCCTGCTGGACGCGCTGCGCGAGGGCAGCGAGCGCACGGTCGGCATGGGGATAGCCGCCGGCACCCCGGGGACCGCCGACGAGGCGGTGCCGGGCCGGTGGTTCACCTTCTGCGCGGGGCTCGGCTTCGACGCGGGGGTCGTCGGCCGGGTCGAGCAGCAGCGCGAACAGGGCCGGAAGTCCACACACGCTCTGTATCTGCGCCAGGTGGCGCGCCAGTTCCTCCAGGAGCCCAACCGCCGGCACGGCACGATCACGCTGGAGCGGCCGGGCGAGGACCCGGTGACCGATTTGGTGCTGTCCATCGTCTGCAACACCGCTCCGTGGACGTATCTGCTCAATCGCCCCGTGTACGCGGCGCCTAAGGCCTCGTTCGATACCGGTCTGGACGTACTCGGTCTCAGCCGGATGTCCACGGTCGCGGTTGCCCGGTATGCGACCCAGTTGCTCACTTCGTCCCCCGAGCGGGGACCCCATGGCAAGCACGCGGTCTCGTTGCACGATCTGGACCGGTTCACCTTGCATTCGAAGGTCCCCCTGCCCCTTCAGATGGACGGCGACCACCTGGGGCTGCGTACGAGCGTGACGTTCACAGGCGTACGCCGTGCACTGCGTGTGATTGTGTGA